In Odocoileus virginianus isolate 20LAN1187 ecotype Illinois chromosome 23, Ovbor_1.2, whole genome shotgun sequence, one DNA window encodes the following:
- the ARSA gene encoding arylsulfatase A isoform X1: MEALWTLTLALAAGLAAASPPNILLIFADDLGYGDLGSYGHPSSTTPNLDQLAAGGLRFTDFYVPVSLCTPSRAALLTGRLPVRMGLYPGVLEPSSRGGLPLEEVTLAEVLAAQGYLTGIAGKWHLGVGPEGAFLPPHHGFHRFLGIPYSHDQGPCQNLTCFPPATPCDGTCDQGLVPVPLLANLSVEAQPPWLPGLEARYVAFARDLMTDAQRQGRPFFLYYASHHTHYPQFSGQSFPGHSGRGPFGDSLMELDAAVGALMTAVGDLGLLGETLVFFTADNGPETMRMSHGGCSGLLRCGKGTTFEGGVREPALAFWPGHIAPGVTHELASSLDLLPTLAALAGAPLPNITLDGVDLSPLLLGTGKSPRHTLFFYSAYPDEVRGVYAVRSGKYKAHFFTQGSVHSDTTADPACHASSPLTAHEPPLLFDLSEDPGENYNLLGGVDEVAPEALQALKQLQLLKAQFDAAMTFGPSQMARGEDPALQVCCQPSCTPRPSCCHCPEFQP, encoded by the exons ATGGAGGCTCTATGGACCCTCACTCTGGCCTTGGCCGCAGGCCTGGCTGCTGCCAGCCCACCTAACATCCTGCTGATCTTTGCTGATGACCTAGGCTACGGGGACCTGGGCTCCTATGGGCACCCCAGTTCCACCACCCCCAATCTGGACCAGTTGGCCGCAGGGGGTCTTCGGTTCACCGACTTCTATGTGCCTGTGTCTCTGTGCACACCCTCGCG GGCTGCCCTCCTGACCGGCCGACTCCCAGTTCGAATGGGCTTGTACCCTGGAGTTCTGGAGCCCAGCTCCCGAGGGGGCCtgcccctggaggaggtgaccttGGCTGAGGTCCTGGCTGCCCAAGGCTACCTCACAGGGATAGCTGGCAAGTGGCACcttggggtggggcctgagggaGCCTTTCTGCCCCCCCACCACGGCTTCCATCGATTCCTGGGCATCCCGTACTCCCATGACCAG GGCCCTTGCCAGAACCTGACCTGTTTCCCGCCGGCCACCCCCTGCGATGGCACCTGTGACCAGGGCCTCGTCCCTGTCCCACTGTTGGCCAACCTGTCGGTGGAGGCACAGCCCCCTTGGCTGCCTGGACTCGAGGCCCGCTACGTGGCTTTTGCCCGTGACCTCATGACTGATGCCCAACGCCAAGGCCGCCCATTCTTTCTGTACTACGCCTCCCAT CACACCCACTACCCCCAGTTCAGTGGGCAGAGCTTTCCAGGGCACTCAGGCCGAGGGCCATTTGGGGACTCCCTGATGGAGCTGGATGCAGCTGTGGGAGCCCTGATGACAGCTGTGGGGGACCTGGGGCTGCTCGGAGAGACGCTCGTCTTCTTCACTGCGGACAACGG ACCTGAGACGATGCGGATGTCCCACGGTGGCTGCTCTGGCCTCCTGCGATGCGGAAAGGGAACCACTTTCGAAGGGGGCGTCCGAGAGCCTGCCTTGGCCTTCTGGCCAGGTCACATCGCTCCCG GTGTGACCCATGAGCTGGCCAGCTCCCTGGACCTGCTTCCCACCCTGGCCGCCTTGGCGGGGGCCCCGCTGCCCAACATCACCTTGGATGGCGTTGACCTCAGCCCCCTGCTGTTGGGCACCGGCAAG AGCCCCCGGCACACCCTCTTCTTCTACTCGGCCTACCCGGATGAGGTCCGAGGGGTCTATGCTGTGCGGAGCGGGAAGTACAAGGCACACTTCTTTACCCAGG GCTCTGTCCACAGCGACACCACTGCGGACCCTGCCTGCCACGCCTCTAGTCCTCTGACTGCCCATGAGCCCCCGCTGCTCTTTGACCTGTCTGAGGACCCTGGTGAGAACTACAACCTTCTGGGGGGTGTGGATGAGGTCGCTCCAGAGGCGCTGCAGGCACTGAAGCAACTTCAGCTGCTCAAGGCCCAATTTGATGCTGCCATGACCTTCGGGCCCAGCCAGATGGCCCGGGGCGAGGACCCCGCCCTGCAGGTCTGCTGTCAGCCCAGCTGCACTCCCCGGCCGTCCTGCTGCCACTGCCCCGAGTTCCAGCCCTGA
- the ARSA gene encoding arylsulfatase A isoform X2 — translation MGLYPGVLEPSSRGGLPLEEVTLAEVLAAQGYLTGIAGKWHLGVGPEGAFLPPHHGFHRFLGIPYSHDQGPCQNLTCFPPATPCDGTCDQGLVPVPLLANLSVEAQPPWLPGLEARYVAFARDLMTDAQRQGRPFFLYYASHHTHYPQFSGQSFPGHSGRGPFGDSLMELDAAVGALMTAVGDLGLLGETLVFFTADNGPETMRMSHGGCSGLLRCGKGTTFEGGVREPALAFWPGHIAPGVTHELASSLDLLPTLAALAGAPLPNITLDGVDLSPLLLGTGKSPRHTLFFYSAYPDEVRGVYAVRSGKYKAHFFTQGSVHSDTTADPACHASSPLTAHEPPLLFDLSEDPGENYNLLGGVDEVAPEALQALKQLQLLKAQFDAAMTFGPSQMARGEDPALQVCCQPSCTPRPSCCHCPEFQP, via the exons ATGGGCTTGTACCCTGGAGTTCTGGAGCCCAGCTCCCGAGGGGGCCtgcccctggaggaggtgaccttGGCTGAGGTCCTGGCTGCCCAAGGCTACCTCACAGGGATAGCTGGCAAGTGGCACcttggggtggggcctgagggaGCCTTTCTGCCCCCCCACCACGGCTTCCATCGATTCCTGGGCATCCCGTACTCCCATGACCAG GGCCCTTGCCAGAACCTGACCTGTTTCCCGCCGGCCACCCCCTGCGATGGCACCTGTGACCAGGGCCTCGTCCCTGTCCCACTGTTGGCCAACCTGTCGGTGGAGGCACAGCCCCCTTGGCTGCCTGGACTCGAGGCCCGCTACGTGGCTTTTGCCCGTGACCTCATGACTGATGCCCAACGCCAAGGCCGCCCATTCTTTCTGTACTACGCCTCCCAT CACACCCACTACCCCCAGTTCAGTGGGCAGAGCTTTCCAGGGCACTCAGGCCGAGGGCCATTTGGGGACTCCCTGATGGAGCTGGATGCAGCTGTGGGAGCCCTGATGACAGCTGTGGGGGACCTGGGGCTGCTCGGAGAGACGCTCGTCTTCTTCACTGCGGACAACGG ACCTGAGACGATGCGGATGTCCCACGGTGGCTGCTCTGGCCTCCTGCGATGCGGAAAGGGAACCACTTTCGAAGGGGGCGTCCGAGAGCCTGCCTTGGCCTTCTGGCCAGGTCACATCGCTCCCG GTGTGACCCATGAGCTGGCCAGCTCCCTGGACCTGCTTCCCACCCTGGCCGCCTTGGCGGGGGCCCCGCTGCCCAACATCACCTTGGATGGCGTTGACCTCAGCCCCCTGCTGTTGGGCACCGGCAAG AGCCCCCGGCACACCCTCTTCTTCTACTCGGCCTACCCGGATGAGGTCCGAGGGGTCTATGCTGTGCGGAGCGGGAAGTACAAGGCACACTTCTTTACCCAGG GCTCTGTCCACAGCGACACCACTGCGGACCCTGCCTGCCACGCCTCTAGTCCTCTGACTGCCCATGAGCCCCCGCTGCTCTTTGACCTGTCTGAGGACCCTGGTGAGAACTACAACCTTCTGGGGGGTGTGGATGAGGTCGCTCCAGAGGCGCTGCAGGCACTGAAGCAACTTCAGCTGCTCAAGGCCCAATTTGATGCTGCCATGACCTTCGGGCCCAGCCAGATGGCCCGGGGCGAGGACCCCGCCCTGCAGGTCTGCTGTCAGCCCAGCTGCACTCCCCGGCCGTCCTGCTGCCACTGCCCCGAGTTCCAGCCCTGA
- the ARSA gene encoding arylsulfatase A isoform X3 — protein MEALWTLTLALAAGLAAASPPNILLIFADDLGYGDLGSYGHPSSTTPNLDQLAAGGLRFTDFYVPVSLCTPSRAALLTGRLPVRMGLYPGVLEPSSRGGLPLEEVTLAEVLAAQGYLTGIAGKWHLGVGPEGAFLPPHHGFHRFLGIPYSHDQGPCQNLTCFPPATPCDGTCDQGLVPVPLLANLSVEAQPPWLPGLEARYVAFARDLMTDAQRQGRPFFLYYASHHTHYPQFSGQSFPGHSGRGPFGDSLMELDAAVGALMTAVGDLGLLGETLVFFTADNGPETMRMSHGGCSGLLRCGKGTTFEGGVREPALAFWPGHIAPGVTHELASSLDLLPTLAALAGAPLPNITLDGVDLSPLLLGTGKALSTATPLRTLPATPLVL, from the exons ATGGAGGCTCTATGGACCCTCACTCTGGCCTTGGCCGCAGGCCTGGCTGCTGCCAGCCCACCTAACATCCTGCTGATCTTTGCTGATGACCTAGGCTACGGGGACCTGGGCTCCTATGGGCACCCCAGTTCCACCACCCCCAATCTGGACCAGTTGGCCGCAGGGGGTCTTCGGTTCACCGACTTCTATGTGCCTGTGTCTCTGTGCACACCCTCGCG GGCTGCCCTCCTGACCGGCCGACTCCCAGTTCGAATGGGCTTGTACCCTGGAGTTCTGGAGCCCAGCTCCCGAGGGGGCCtgcccctggaggaggtgaccttGGCTGAGGTCCTGGCTGCCCAAGGCTACCTCACAGGGATAGCTGGCAAGTGGCACcttggggtggggcctgagggaGCCTTTCTGCCCCCCCACCACGGCTTCCATCGATTCCTGGGCATCCCGTACTCCCATGACCAG GGCCCTTGCCAGAACCTGACCTGTTTCCCGCCGGCCACCCCCTGCGATGGCACCTGTGACCAGGGCCTCGTCCCTGTCCCACTGTTGGCCAACCTGTCGGTGGAGGCACAGCCCCCTTGGCTGCCTGGACTCGAGGCCCGCTACGTGGCTTTTGCCCGTGACCTCATGACTGATGCCCAACGCCAAGGCCGCCCATTCTTTCTGTACTACGCCTCCCAT CACACCCACTACCCCCAGTTCAGTGGGCAGAGCTTTCCAGGGCACTCAGGCCGAGGGCCATTTGGGGACTCCCTGATGGAGCTGGATGCAGCTGTGGGAGCCCTGATGACAGCTGTGGGGGACCTGGGGCTGCTCGGAGAGACGCTCGTCTTCTTCACTGCGGACAACGG ACCTGAGACGATGCGGATGTCCCACGGTGGCTGCTCTGGCCTCCTGCGATGCGGAAAGGGAACCACTTTCGAAGGGGGCGTCCGAGAGCCTGCCTTGGCCTTCTGGCCAGGTCACATCGCTCCCG GTGTGACCCATGAGCTGGCCAGCTCCCTGGACCTGCTTCCCACCCTGGCCGCCTTGGCGGGGGCCCCGCTGCCCAACATCACCTTGGATGGCGTTGACCTCAGCCCCCTGCTGTTGGGCACCGGCAAG GCTCTGTCCACAGCGACACCACTGCGGACCCTGCCTGCCACGCCTCTAGTCCTCTGA